Proteins from one Ipomoea triloba cultivar NCNSP0323 chromosome 1, ASM357664v1 genomic window:
- the LOC116009989 gene encoding uncharacterized protein LOC116009989, translating into MSRKAVNFNKSSVCFSRNTSRDDREGVVSVLGVAQAPNFGKYLGLPAFVGRNKKAVFSYVEDKINQSVGSWSKKLISQVGKEVLLKSVAQSMPTFSMSVFLLPHSKYGGLGFKDLRAFNLAMLGKQAWHFLTKPQSLVARIYKARYYPQSSFVDASTGSCPSFCWRSIMAAHELVCSGIRRRIGNGISTLIWGHPWLPDDPDLLVQTKMPQGFDGSLVSSLIDPATNLLDQAILQDIFLPIDVERILSIPISLDHEDSWYWHGDPRGCYTAKQGYRCICGEFANDPGLLINGYLSGRLNRLPNGRLFFGELSRMFFPPLQI; encoded by the exons ATGTCAAGGAAAGCTGTCAATTTTAATAAGTCGAGTGTGTGCTTCAGCAGGAACACGAGTAGAGATGATAGGGAGGGAGTTGTGTCTGTGCTTGGAGTGGCTCAAGCTCCCAATTTCGGGAAATATCTGGGCTTGCCAGCATTTGTTGGACGAAATAAGAAGGCAGTTTTTTCGTATGTTGAGGATAAAATAAATCAGAGTGTAGGCTCCTGGAGTAAGAAGTTAATATCACAGGTTGGAAAGGAAGTGTTGTTGAAAAGTGTGGCACAATCTATGCCAACCTTTTCTATGAGTGTCTTCCTCCTCCCTCACTCG AAGTATGGAGGTTTGGGTTTCAAGGATTTGAGAGCTTTTAATCTGGCAATGTTGGGCAAACAGGCCTGGCATTTTTTGACTAAACCCCAATCTCTGGTGGCTAGAATTTATAAAGCCAGGTACTACCCTCAGTCTTCATTTGTTGATGCTTCTACAGGTAGTTGTCCCAGTTTCTGCTGGCGAAGTATTATGGCGGCCCATGAGTTGGTATGTTCTGGTATACGAAGAAGGATAGGGAATGGTATATCAACCTTAATTTGGGGGCACCCATGGCTTCCTGATGATCCTGATCTTTTGGTTCAGACTAAAATGCCCCAGGGATTCGATGGTTCCTTGGTTTCTAGTCTTATTGACCCAGCTACTAATTTGTTGGATCAGGCCATACTGCAGGATATTTTTCTACCAATTGATGTGGAACGCATTCTGAGCATCCCTATCAGCCTTGACCATGAAGACTCTTGGTATTGGCATGGAGACCCACGGGGTTGTTATACTGCTAAACAGGGTTATAGATGCATTTGTGGCGAGTTTGCCAATGACCCTGGGCTTTTGATAAATGGTTACCTCTCTGGAAGATTAAATCGCCTCCCAAATGGAAGGCTTTTCTTTGGAGAGCTCTCACGGATGTTCTTCCCACCACtacaaatatga
- the LOC116010011 gene encoding uncharacterized protein LOC116010011, protein MKTPILNLPWNILIWWDTIGHNNLFNLKEPIILIPQGIIPVFLGATQWGWQIPNILVIEDLHRDFKGNQIIEEPHHNNLGQLKDFNPKLRLLNQAPPLPTLEALPPPNWVVMMEMMVKSQLQSEERFRQVTERLDQLSAHNKMLENQLANQASTSSTKVTGKLPACPENSREHVNAIVTRSGKKLEEPPLPVDKPMPSKIIDVEIEEKLEEEEANPPVLNSSHQGHENDEREKPERKYVPPLPFPQKFQRQAKDSRWKKFLDIVENLKVSIPLLDLLTQTPSYGKFLREILSKKRKFGDQEMIAMTQEYWALTREEGRFPTKLRDPGIFTIPCVIGGSTINRSLCDLGVSVNVMPLSLCKKLNLGEPQPVELTLQFADRSTKNPIGILEDVLVRVDKYFVPCDFVVMDI, encoded by the coding sequence ATGAAGACACCAATTCTCAATCTTCCGTGGAACATATTGATTTGGTGGGATACAATAGGCCACAACaatcttttcaacctcaagGAGCCTATAATCCTAATACCTCAAGGAATCATCCCAGTTTTTCTTGGAGCAACCCAATGGGGGTGGCAAATCCCCAACATTTTGGTAATAGAGGATCTCCACCGGGATTTCAAGGGCAATCAAATTATAGAGGAGCCCCACCACAACAATTTAGGCCAACTCAAGGATTTCAACCCCAAGCTCCGACTATTGAACCAAGCCCCACCTCTACCTACTTTGGAAGCTCTACCTCCACCGAATTGGGTAGTTATGATGGAAATGATGGTGAAATCTCAATTGCAAAGTGAGGAAAGATTTAGACAAGTGACGGAGAGGTTGGACCAATTGAGTGCTCATAACAAGATGCTAGAGAACCAATTAGCAAATCAAGCTTCTACTTCTAGCACCAAAGTCACTGGGAAGTTGCCCGCTTGTCCCGAGAATTCAAGAGAGCATGTCAATGCCATTGTAACAAGAAGTGGCAAGAAACTTGAAGAACCACCTCTTCCGGTTGACAAACCAATGCCAAGTAAAATCATCGATGTTGAGATTGAAGAGAAACTCGAGGAAGAAGAGGCTAACCCTCCCGTTTTGAATTCGAGCCATCAAGGtcatgaaaatgatgaaagagAGAAGCCCGAGAGAAAGTATGTGCCACCACTTCCATTCCCTCAAAAATTCCAAAGGCAAGCCAAAGATAGTAGATGGAAAAAATTCTTGGAtattgttgaaaatttgaaagtctCTATCCCGTTGCTTGATTTGCTCACCCAAACACCTTCTTATGGGAAGTTTTTAAGGGAGATTCTATCTAAAAAGAGAAAGTTTGGTGATCAAGAAATGATTGCAATGACACAAGAGTACTGGGCCTTAACACGTGAAGAGGGAAGGTTTCCAACAAAGCTTAGAGATCCGGGAATATTCACAATTCCATGTGTTATTGGTGGTTCCACCATCAATAGATCACTTTGTGATTTAGGAGTGAGTGTTAATGTAATGCCTTTATCTCTTTGTAAGAAGCTCAATTTGGGAGAGCCACAACCGGTCGAATTAACACTTCAATTTGCTGACCGGTCAACCAAAAATCCTATTGGAATTCTTGAGGATGTTCTCGTTCGAGTTGACAAGTATTTTGTGCCTTGTGACTTCGTGGTAATGGATATTTGA